The following are encoded together in the Humulus lupulus chromosome 5, drHumLupu1.1, whole genome shotgun sequence genome:
- the LOC133778349 gene encoding E3 ubiquitin-protein ligase At1g12760-like isoform X1, which translates to MASVWSPNRSSEDIVDTTPFLSGSSDESNSGRRFVQRQSLRQAARFLRQASSRRIMREPSMLVRETAADQLEERQSDWAYSKPVVILDIIWNFAFVVVAATVLVLSRNESPDVPLRLWIIGYALQCVLHVVCVCVEFRRRQRRQSRPNSAEEGSGENLSYGSREDSSQYVSLAQIDDDGNSNVAKHLESANTMFSFIWWIIGFYWVSAGGQSLAQASPQLYWLCIIFLGFDVFFVVFCVALACIIGIAVCCCLPCIIALLYAVADQQEGASKEDIEQLSKFKFKKMVNNDKLSSDAQGHHGGIMTECGTDPPVEHVLSQEDAECCICLSSYDDGVELRQLPCGHHFHCSCVDKWLFINATCPLCKYNILKSSICAEV; encoded by the exons ATGGCTTCGGTATGGTCCCCTAACAGATCATCTGAAGATATTGTGGATACGACGCCTTTTTTGAGTGGCTCTTCCGATGAGAGCAATTCCGGCCGTCGATTTGTTCAGAGGCAGAGTTTGCGCCAGGCTGCCCGGTTCCTTCGCCAGGCGAGCAGCCGAAGGATTATGCGTGAGCCATCTATGCTTGTCCGCGAGACCGCGGCCGACCAATTGGAGGAGAGGCAGAGTGATTGGGCATACTCGAAGCCCGTGGTGATTCTCGATATTATTTGGAACTTCGCGTTCGTGGTCGTGGCGGCTACGGTTTTGGTTCTTAGCCGGAATGAATCGCCGGATGTGCCCTTGAGGTTGTGGATTATTGGGTACGCTTTACAGTGTGTTTTACATGTGGTGTGCGTCTGCGTCGAGTTTCGCCGCCGGCAACGGCGACAGAGCCGCCCTAATTCGGCGGAGGAAGGGAGTGGTGAGAATTTGAGTTATGGGTCGAGGGAGGATTCTAGCCAATATGTGTCATTGGCTCAGATAGACGATGATGGTAACAG CAATGTGGCAAAGCACCTGGAATCTGCAAATACAATGTTTTCATTTATCTGGTGGATTATTGGTTTCTACTGGGTATCTGCAGGTGGTCAATCTTTAGCCCAAGCCTCCCCTCAGCTTTACTG GCTCTGTATTATTTTCCTTGGATTTGATGTGTTCTTTGTGGTTTTCTGCGTTGCACTGGCTTGTATAATTGGGATTGCTGTTTGCTGCTGCCTTCCTTGCATTATTGCCCTTCTATATGCTGTGGCAGACCAG CAGGAAGGAGCATCCAAAGAAGACATTGAGCAGTTGTCCAAATTCAAGTTCAAAAAAATGGTCAATAATGATAAACTTTCTAGTGATGCACAAGGACATCATGGAGGCATAATGACTGAGTGTGGCACTGACCCACCTGTTGAGCATGTTCTTTCACAAGAGGATGCG GAGTGTTGCATCTGCCTTTCTTCGTACGATGATGGTGTAGAACTGAGACAACTTCCCTGCGGTCATCACTTCCATTGTTCCTGCGTTGATAAGTGGCTCTTTATCAATGCTACATGCCCTCTCTGCAAGTACAACATTTTAAAGAGTAGCATTTGTGCAGAAGTTTAG
- the LOC133778349 gene encoding E3 ubiquitin-protein ligase At1g12760-like isoform X2: protein MASVWSPNRSSEDIVDTTPFLSGSSDESNSGRRFVQRQSLRQAARFLRQASSRRIMREPSMLVRETAADQLEERQSDWAYSKPVVILDIIWNFAFVVVAATVLVLSRNESPDVPLRLWIIGYALQCVLHVVCVCVEFRRRQRRQSRPNSAEEGSGENLSYGSREDSSQYVSLAQIDDDGNSNVAKHLESANTMFSFIWWIIGFYWVSAGGQSLAQASPQLYWLCIIFLGFDVFFVVFCVALACIIGIAVCCCLPCIIALLYAVADQEGASKEDIEQLSKFKFKKMVNNDKLSSDAQGHHGGIMTECGTDPPVEHVLSQEDAECCICLSSYDDGVELRQLPCGHHFHCSCVDKWLFINATCPLCKYNILKSSICAEV, encoded by the exons ATGGCTTCGGTATGGTCCCCTAACAGATCATCTGAAGATATTGTGGATACGACGCCTTTTTTGAGTGGCTCTTCCGATGAGAGCAATTCCGGCCGTCGATTTGTTCAGAGGCAGAGTTTGCGCCAGGCTGCCCGGTTCCTTCGCCAGGCGAGCAGCCGAAGGATTATGCGTGAGCCATCTATGCTTGTCCGCGAGACCGCGGCCGACCAATTGGAGGAGAGGCAGAGTGATTGGGCATACTCGAAGCCCGTGGTGATTCTCGATATTATTTGGAACTTCGCGTTCGTGGTCGTGGCGGCTACGGTTTTGGTTCTTAGCCGGAATGAATCGCCGGATGTGCCCTTGAGGTTGTGGATTATTGGGTACGCTTTACAGTGTGTTTTACATGTGGTGTGCGTCTGCGTCGAGTTTCGCCGCCGGCAACGGCGACAGAGCCGCCCTAATTCGGCGGAGGAAGGGAGTGGTGAGAATTTGAGTTATGGGTCGAGGGAGGATTCTAGCCAATATGTGTCATTGGCTCAGATAGACGATGATGGTAACAG CAATGTGGCAAAGCACCTGGAATCTGCAAATACAATGTTTTCATTTATCTGGTGGATTATTGGTTTCTACTGGGTATCTGCAGGTGGTCAATCTTTAGCCCAAGCCTCCCCTCAGCTTTACTG GCTCTGTATTATTTTCCTTGGATTTGATGTGTTCTTTGTGGTTTTCTGCGTTGCACTGGCTTGTATAATTGGGATTGCTGTTTGCTGCTGCCTTCCTTGCATTATTGCCCTTCTATATGCTGTGGCAGACCAG GAAGGAGCATCCAAAGAAGACATTGAGCAGTTGTCCAAATTCAAGTTCAAAAAAATGGTCAATAATGATAAACTTTCTAGTGATGCACAAGGACATCATGGAGGCATAATGACTGAGTGTGGCACTGACCCACCTGTTGAGCATGTTCTTTCACAAGAGGATGCG GAGTGTTGCATCTGCCTTTCTTCGTACGATGATGGTGTAGAACTGAGACAACTTCCCTGCGGTCATCACTTCCATTGTTCCTGCGTTGATAAGTGGCTCTTTATCAATGCTACATGCCCTCTCTGCAAGTACAACATTTTAAAGAGTAGCATTTGTGCAGAAGTTTAG
- the LOC133780056 gene encoding uncharacterized protein LOC133780056, protein MDISTNPIRVEEYFLGFLNDTFGKCLFSELTKEIENLKLDINDIRGQGYDNGSNMKGKHQGVQKRLLELNPRALYTPCGFHNLNLVLCDVANSCVKVTHWESRIESVKAIRFQTPKIRDALLELAETSDDPKIKSEAKCLATYELENFEFLLGMTIWFDILFVVNSISKNLQCKNMDIDNAINQLDDLLSYFENYRKDEFVYAKEIANEMEIEPKFCEKRKLKALNEYALKYNGFFDIDGLDLFSELKVLREIFPNENSSSIEILDYIKKIDSFPNTYIAYRILLTIYVTVALAEKSFSKLKLIKSYLRSTMLQERLIGLAMLSIEHNLLDKLEYNDLINKFASKKQER, encoded by the exons ATGG ATATCTCAACTAATCCAATAAGAGTGGAAgaatattttttgggatttttaaaTGATACTTTTGGAAAATGTCTTTTTAGTGAACTCACAAAAGAAATTGAAAATTTGAAACTTGACATCAATGACATAAGAGGACAAGGATATGATAATGGATCTAACATGAAAGGAAAGCACCAAGGTGTACAAAAAAGATTATTAGAGTTAAATCCTAGAGCATTATATACACCTTGTGGTTTTCATAATCTTAATTTAGTACTTTGTGATGTTGCTAATTCTTGTGTTAAAGTT ACTCATTGGGAAAGTCGTATTGAAAGTGTTAAGGCAATTAGATTTCAAACTCCAAAAATAAGAGATGCTTTGCTTGAACTAGCAGAAACAAGTGATGATCCTAAAATAAAGAGTGAAGCTAAATGTCTAGCAACCTATGAATTAGagaattttgaatttttgttaGGCATGACTATTTGGTTTGATATTTTGTTTGTTGTCAATTCAATTAGTAAAAATTTACAATGTAAAAATATGGATATTGACAATGCTATAAATCAGTTAGATGACCTTCTTtcttattttgaaaattataggAAAGATGAATTTGTTTATGCTAAAGAAATTGCAAATGAGATGGAAATTGAGCCTAAATTTTGTGAAAAACGT AAACTAAAAGCATTGAATGAATATGCTTTAAAATATAATGGATTTTTTGATATTGATGGTTTAGATTTGTTTTCGGAATTAAAAGTGTTAAGAGAAATTTTTCCAAATGAAAATAGTAGTTCAATTGAAATACTTGATTACATAAAAAAGATTGATTCATTTCCAAATACATACATTGCTTATAGAATATTGCTAACTATTTATGTAACAGTTGCTTTAGCAGagaaaagtttttcaaaattgaAATTGATAAAATCTTATTTAAGATCAACTATGTTACAAGAACGATTGATTGGATTGGCAATGTTGTCTATTGAGCATAATTTACTAGATAAACTTGAATACAATGATTTGATTAACAAATTTGCATCCAAAAAACAAGAAAGATAA
- the LOC133778350 gene encoding putative transferase At4g12130, mitochondrial, with product MLRSKQALLFPRTIWVNHFHYRSLHRKADLEKVGPLASLLKSRSVVRFRGPDTVKFLQGLLTNDVRRLAESASEKNSSTLVTPNLATVSAPPMYAALLSPQGRFLYDLVLYRPARAEDKLNETGSGPGSDSDEAFELFADVDASVLDELLNTLKRYRLRSKVEIENVGEDFSCWQRYGGSLTKTSADVEEPEAASVGWGSGVDRSGESASHGNNHGTQWYKDPRLDCLGFRGIFPSNTTPPLIEADKETDEKNFILWRVENGVAEGSIEIPKGEAIPLEYNLIGLNAISFDKGCYVGQEFVARTHHRGVIRKRLLPLRFVNGHGEELEQKISPGSEVVDSKSGKKVGAISTVIGCRGLGVLRLEEAFKRSSALTIQGQEDVKVEATRPEWWPAEWFQDYQQDMAVA from the exons ATGCTACGCTCTAAACAGGCCCTTCTGTTCCCAAGAACCATTTGGGTCAATCATTTTCATTACAGAAGCCTCCATCGGAAAGCTGACCTCGAAAAAGTTGGACCCTTAGCTTCCCTTCTGAAATCACGCTCCGTTGTCCGGTTCCGTGGCCCAGACACCGTCAAATTCCTCCAGGGACTATTGACTAACGATGTACGGCGATTAGCTGAGTCCGCGAGTGAGAAGAATTCATCGACTCTAGTCACGCCCAATTTGGCTACGGTCTCCGCTCCGCCCATGTACGCCGCATTGTTGAGTCCTCAGGGGAGATTCTTGTACGACCTGGTTCTGTATAGACCGGCGAGAGCCGAGGATAAGCTTAACGAGACTGGATCAGGACCCGGGTCCGACTCAGATGAGGCTTTTGAGCTCTTTGCTGATGTTGATGCTTCTGTCTTGGATGAGCTCTTGAACACCTTAAAAAG GTATCGTTTGAGGTCCAAGGTTGAGATTGAAAACGTAGGAGAAGATTTCTCTTGCTGGCAGCGTTATGGGGGAAGCCTTACTAAAACTTCCGCAGATGTAGAAGAGCCAGAGGCTGCTAGCGTTGGTTGGGGTTCCGGTGTTGATCGTTCTGGGGAGTCAGCTTCCCATGGGAACAATCATGGAACACAGTGGTACAAGGATCCTAGGTTGGATTGCCTTGGTTTTAGGGGAATCTTCCCATCTAATACAACAC CACCTCTAATTGAAGCTGATAAAGAAACTGATGAAAAGAATTTCATTTTATGGAGAGTAGAAAACGGAGTTGCAGAAGGCTCAATTGAGATTCCAAAAG GTGAGGCAATTCCTCTTGAATACAACCTGATTGGACTGAACGCAATAAGCTTTGACAAAGGTTGTTATGTTGGCCAAGAGTTTGTAGCCCGGACCCACCATCGTGGGGTCATTCGCAAGCGCTTGCTTCCTTTGAGATTTGTTAATGGCCATGGAGAAG AATTGGAACAGAAAATCTCTCCTGGCTCAGAAGTTGTTGATTCCAAGTCCGGCAAGAAAGTCGGTGCTATATCGACTGTGATTGGATGTCGAGGGCTGGGTGTCCTGCGTCTGGAGGAGGCCTTCAAAAGATCAAGTGCATTAACCATACAAGGACAAGAAGATGTAAAAGTTGAGGCTACAAGGCCAGAATGGTGGCCTGCTGAATGGTTTCAAGACTATCAACAGGACATGGCAGTTGCTTAA